A genomic region of uncultured Paludibaculum sp. contains the following coding sequences:
- a CDS encoding DeoR/GlpR family DNA-binding transcription regulator: MRTRAVRIAFRQDAVYKGNVMDNDSARLFTEERRSHILQILEREHRASVPALASRFDVSLDTIRRDLRDLCARNLITKTHGGAMRRTAPAVTYESRLGQDLDVKEAIGRRAAELVEEGDAIMIDGATTALSMARALKVTRARVLTNSMEVAQVLSRRTTLELIVLGGRWDPLHHQLVGAATVEQIGRYRVDKLFLGMGAVDHANGLTEPTEEDAAVKREMIRVAQQVIGLADHSKFGRVAFAHVAPASAIDVLITDELADCNPFLEFNWEIIRVSNFG; the protein is encoded by the coding sequence ATGCGAACACGTGCAGTACGGATTGCATTCCGGCAGGATGCGGTTTATAAAGGTAACGTGATGGACAACGACTCCGCGAGGCTGTTTACGGAGGAGCGCCGGTCGCACATCCTCCAGATTCTCGAGCGCGAGCACCGCGCCTCGGTCCCGGCACTAGCCAGCCGCTTCGACGTGAGCCTGGACACTATCCGCAGGGATCTACGGGACTTGTGCGCGCGCAACCTGATCACGAAAACGCATGGTGGCGCGATGCGGCGGACGGCACCCGCCGTGACTTACGAGTCGCGCCTGGGGCAGGATCTGGACGTCAAGGAGGCGATCGGCCGCCGCGCCGCCGAACTGGTGGAGGAAGGCGACGCCATCATGATCGATGGCGCCACGACGGCGCTCTCGATGGCGCGAGCCCTGAAGGTGACGCGGGCACGGGTCCTGACGAACAGCATGGAGGTGGCGCAGGTCCTCTCGCGGCGCACCACCCTCGAACTCATTGTCCTGGGCGGCCGTTGGGACCCGCTGCATCACCAATTGGTGGGTGCGGCCACGGTGGAGCAGATCGGGCGCTATCGCGTGGACAAGCTATTCCTGGGGATGGGCGCTGTGGATCACGCCAATGGCTTGACGGAACCGACGGAGGAGGACGCCGCGGTGAAGCGGGAGATGATCCGGGTGGCGCAACAGGTGATTGGCCTGGCCGATCACAGCAAGTTCGGCCGCGTGGCCTTCGCCCACGTGGCGCCCGCCTCCGCCATCGACGTCCTGATCACGGACGAACTGGCCGACTGTAACCCGTTCCTCGAGTTCAACTGGGAGATCATCCGCGTGTCCAACTTCGGATGA
- a CDS encoding TonB-dependent receptor, giving the protein MIKRSLQFGFVVVCLCLLLPGLNWLEAQTVTARLEGVVSDASGAVIPNVNVELVNEATNVRQTTVSDTRGWYYFPLLPPGHYKLTVAVTGFKTFERSGMVLEVQQSARVDVVLSPGDLSVKVEVTGEAPRLDAVDATMGRVVDNTSLLSMPLGSRSPLALAQLAPGITPVGGYKSGGGNAGLSANGGRLDQTDVLLDGVSLNVMEHNSGIQQLQIEPKVETIQEFKVQTDNFSAEYGNSGAAVISMVSRSGTNELRGSLFEFHQNNHLNANNFFSNRAGAGLPVWRYNQMGGAVGGPVYIPKVYDGRNKTFFFVHHERTAVPGSRLTERDTVPTEAQKAGDFSQTLASNGQVIQIFDPATAHKDVSGTWIRDAFPGNKIPSSRVNAVAAKVMSYYPAANQPGVVANFYADGNTKNTWYEQTIKIDHNFSERQRTYVRYTRDHSTDRSTKNLWGEGNIMVPNNFNQSDTTPWSAVADYTNVLSPTAVLNLRVGVTRTLSSYDTQSNTGSFLGSTLGFGQDIQAQQTPMFYLEDYGQTGPSIWNRQMRGSDISHFMASLSKVIGAHSIKIGGEARLARLNYGQPGIATASFNFCRQETMSHPLTGNSAEGNALASFMLGWGGACNMGNGAGQSYDLTSLAASRSYGGYIQDDFRLTNKLTLNLGLRYEVQLPATERHNRFTSFDLSAPSPLASAVKSAADCPACANLKGGYTFMNSDNRRAYDTDWNDFAPRFGFAYQFMPRMVVRGGYGIYFGLSSAGLTAELGDGFITSTPWKYSSDGGITQNATIVNPFPNGINQPVGSANGMMQGVGDVAYGPNRANNVTPLLQQWNLSVQRELGFNSVVEVAYSATKGTHLGFGTMRTIHSLFDANYLSMGDKLLDQVTNPFYGLVPATSTMATPTIQRRYLLTAYPQFSYYSERPGPAIANSIYHGLQLKFRKRLSHGLQSTVHYTFSKSISDSDSADDPNTDWLGGAIGINGSGRPRVQNWGNLRLERSPSTFDIPHRFVADFSYQLPIGRHQLLGADWNRALDLLAGGWQLNAIIIASSGVPLAPHLQGNGTIGGIGAAQRPNVIGDPCTSGSIESRLDGYLDANAFSRPASWVSGTAPRTMGYCRAPGFHGMDASVFKQFMLNEGRTRYVEIRAEAFNLTNTPIFAVPNTTWGASGFGLISSQSNGPRSVQLAAKLYF; this is encoded by the coding sequence GTGATCAAACGAAGCTTACAGTTTGGCTTCGTTGTTGTCTGTTTGTGCCTGCTTCTGCCGGGATTGAACTGGCTGGAGGCACAAACGGTTACCGCGCGTCTGGAAGGGGTCGTTTCCGACGCCTCGGGCGCGGTGATCCCGAACGTCAATGTGGAGTTGGTGAACGAAGCGACAAACGTAAGGCAGACGACAGTTTCCGATACCAGAGGTTGGTACTACTTTCCCCTGCTGCCGCCGGGTCATTACAAACTAACGGTCGCCGTCACGGGCTTCAAGACCTTTGAAAGGTCCGGCATGGTGCTGGAGGTGCAGCAGTCGGCGCGGGTGGACGTGGTGCTCAGCCCGGGCGATCTCTCGGTGAAGGTCGAGGTGACGGGCGAGGCGCCGCGGCTCGACGCCGTCGATGCCACGATGGGGCGTGTGGTGGACAACACCTCGCTGCTGAGCATGCCGTTGGGCAGCCGCAGTCCGCTGGCGCTGGCACAGCTCGCGCCGGGCATCACCCCGGTGGGCGGCTACAAATCGGGCGGCGGCAACGCCGGCCTTTCCGCTAACGGCGGCCGCCTGGACCAGACGGACGTCCTGCTCGATGGGGTGTCGCTGAATGTCATGGAACACAACAGCGGCATTCAGCAATTGCAGATCGAACCGAAGGTGGAGACGATTCAGGAATTCAAGGTCCAGACGGACAATTTCAGTGCCGAGTATGGAAACAGCGGCGCGGCCGTCATCAGCATGGTCTCTCGCTCCGGCACCAATGAGTTGCGCGGCAGCCTGTTCGAGTTCCACCAGAACAACCACCTGAACGCCAATAACTTCTTCAGCAACCGGGCCGGCGCCGGACTGCCGGTGTGGCGCTACAACCAAATGGGCGGCGCCGTGGGCGGACCGGTCTATATTCCTAAGGTCTACGACGGCCGCAACAAGACCTTCTTCTTTGTTCATCACGAGCGAACCGCCGTCCCTGGGTCCCGGCTGACGGAACGCGACACGGTGCCCACCGAGGCTCAGAAGGCAGGCGACTTCAGCCAGACGCTGGCCAGCAACGGCCAGGTGATCCAGATCTTCGATCCGGCGACTGCTCACAAGGACGTGAGCGGCACGTGGATTCGCGACGCGTTTCCGGGCAACAAGATTCCATCCTCCAGAGTCAACGCGGTGGCCGCGAAGGTGATGTCCTACTACCCGGCTGCAAACCAGCCGGGTGTGGTGGCGAACTTCTATGCCGACGGCAACACGAAGAACACGTGGTACGAACAGACGATCAAGATCGACCACAACTTCAGCGAAAGGCAGCGCACCTATGTGCGCTACACGCGTGACCACTCGACGGACCGCTCCACAAAGAATCTGTGGGGCGAGGGCAACATCATGGTGCCCAACAACTTCAACCAGAGCGACACGACACCGTGGTCGGCCGTGGCCGACTATACGAATGTCCTCAGCCCGACGGCCGTTCTGAACCTGCGCGTGGGCGTGACTCGCACGTTGAGCTCCTACGACACGCAGAGCAACACGGGTTCGTTCCTGGGCAGCACGTTAGGCTTCGGACAGGACATCCAGGCGCAACAGACGCCCATGTTCTATCTGGAAGATTACGGCCAGACCGGACCCAGCATCTGGAACCGCCAGATGCGCGGCTCCGACATCAGCCACTTCATGGCGAGCCTCAGCAAGGTGATTGGTGCGCATTCCATCAAGATCGGCGGCGAAGCCAGACTCGCCCGCCTGAACTACGGCCAGCCCGGCATCGCCACAGCGAGCTTCAACTTCTGCCGGCAGGAGACGATGAGCCATCCGCTCACCGGCAACTCGGCCGAAGGCAATGCGCTGGCATCGTTCATGCTCGGTTGGGGCGGAGCCTGCAACATGGGCAACGGCGCCGGACAGAGCTATGATCTGACGTCCCTGGCGGCGTCGCGCAGCTATGGTGGCTACATCCAGGACGACTTCCGGTTGACCAACAAGCTCACGCTGAATCTGGGGCTCCGCTACGAAGTGCAGCTACCGGCGACCGAACGTCACAACCGCTTCACGAGCTTCGACCTCTCAGCCCCCAGCCCCCTCGCAAGTGCGGTGAAAAGCGCAGCCGACTGCCCGGCCTGCGCGAACCTCAAGGGCGGCTACACGTTCATGAACAGCGACAATCGCCGGGCCTACGATACCGACTGGAACGACTTCGCTCCGCGGTTTGGATTCGCCTACCAGTTCATGCCGCGCATGGTCGTGCGTGGCGGCTACGGGATCTACTTCGGGCTGAGCAGCGCGGGCCTCACCGCCGAGTTGGGTGACGGCTTCATCACCAGCACACCGTGGAAGTACTCGAGCGATGGCGGCATCACCCAGAACGCCACGATCGTGAACCCATTTCCGAATGGCATCAACCAACCAGTCGGCTCCGCCAACGGGATGATGCAAGGCGTGGGCGACGTGGCCTATGGCCCCAACCGTGCCAACAACGTCACCCCGCTGCTACAGCAATGGAACCTCTCCGTGCAGCGGGAACTGGGCTTCAACTCCGTGGTCGAGGTCGCCTACAGTGCTACCAAGGGTACGCACCTGGGGTTCGGCACCATGCGGACCATCCATAGTCTGTTTGACGCCAACTACCTAAGCATGGGCGACAAGCTGCTGGATCAGGTAACCAATCCGTTCTACGGACTGGTGCCCGCTACCTCCACGATGGCCACGCCCACCATCCAGCGGCGCTATCTGTTGACGGCCTATCCGCAGTTCTCCTATTACAGCGAGCGCCCAGGACCGGCCATCGCCAACTCGATCTACCATGGCCTGCAGCTCAAGTTCCGCAAGCGGCTCTCACACGGCCTGCAGTCGACGGTACACTACACGTTCTCCAAGTCCATCTCGGACAGCGACTCGGCTGACGATCCGAACACCGACTGGCTGGGCGGCGCCATCGGCATCAACGGAAGTGGGCGGCCACGCGTCCAGAATTGGGGGAACCTGCGCCTGGAGCGCTCTCCGTCCACCTTTGACATCCCTCATCGATTCGTAGCCGACTTTTCCTATCAGCTACCCATCGGCCGTCACCAATTGTTGGGTGCTGACTGGAACCGGGCACTGGATCTGCTGGCGGGCGGATGGCAACTGAACGCAATCATCATCGCGTCCAGCGGCGTGCCGCTCGCGCCTCACCTGCAGGGGAACGGCACGATCGGCGGCATCGGCGCGGCACAGCGGCCGAATGTCATTGGCGATCCGTGTACCTCGGGTTCCATCGAATCACGACTGGACGGCTACCTGGACGCGAACGCGTTCTCGCGGCCGGCCTCCTGGGTGTCGGGCACAGCGCCAAGAACGATGGGCTACTGCCGCGCCCCCGGCTTCCATGGCATGGACGCCTCGGTCTTCAAGCAGTTCATGCTGAATGAGGGGCGGACCCGGTATGTGGAGATCCGCGCCGAGGCCTTCAACCTGACCAACACGCCCATCTTCGCTGTACCCAACACAACATGGGGTGCCAGCGGATTTGGACTCATCTCCAGCCAGTCGAACGGACCACGGTCTGTGCAACTGGCCGCGAAGCTTTACTTCTGA
- a CDS encoding ISNCY family transposase, producing MMKLQEVLLKAMAKKITWWSAAEIIGVSDRTMRRWRERLEEHGYSGLADRRKGRPSDKRVPLAMAEEVLRLYQETYYDLNMRHFHEKLREQHGIQLSYTWVQKALQGAGLVAKRGRRAKHRRRREPRPLPGMLLHIDGSKHQWFSDERWYDLIVILDDATKEIYYAQLVEEESTRTVMAGLRHVIESKGLFCALYSDRGSHFFVTPKAGGKVDKGRLTQVGRAMKELGVQMIAAYSPQARGRSERSFGTWQGRLPQELRLAGITTAERANEFLAERYIGEFNEKFTVEAKETGTAFRKTTRADLNWVFTVQTERVVDRDNTVAIGDQSWQLEKSRFRHSLAKSTVTIHEHLDGTVSIRFGPHVVGRYTAEGARLRDTRQSRKEDCGKGGPEEAEENREAVSHGSHRPLEIPPSRDSHFPTAPTTTRKVRPKTRKPPSASRKGSSGAVN from the coding sequence ATGATGAAGCTACAAGAAGTGCTGCTGAAGGCCATGGCGAAGAAGATCACATGGTGGAGCGCGGCGGAGATCATCGGAGTGAGCGACCGAACGATGCGACGCTGGCGGGAGAGGCTGGAAGAGCACGGCTATTCGGGCTTGGCCGACCGGCGGAAAGGCAGGCCGAGTGACAAGAGGGTGCCCTTGGCGATGGCGGAGGAGGTGTTGCGGCTGTACCAGGAAACCTACTATGACCTGAACATGCGGCACTTTCACGAGAAGCTGCGCGAGCAACACGGCATCCAGCTGAGCTACACGTGGGTGCAGAAGGCGCTGCAGGGTGCGGGCTTGGTGGCCAAGCGGGGTAGGCGGGCCAAGCATCGGCGGAGACGGGAGCCTCGACCGCTGCCGGGGATGCTGCTGCACATCGACGGGAGCAAGCACCAGTGGTTCAGCGATGAGCGATGGTATGACCTGATCGTGATCCTGGATGATGCGACGAAGGAGATCTACTACGCACAGTTGGTGGAGGAGGAATCGACGCGGACGGTGATGGCGGGCCTGCGGCATGTGATTGAGTCGAAGGGTCTGTTCTGTGCGTTGTACAGCGACCGGGGCAGCCACTTTTTCGTGACGCCGAAAGCGGGCGGGAAGGTTGATAAGGGCCGTCTGACGCAGGTTGGGCGAGCGATGAAGGAGTTGGGCGTGCAGATGATCGCGGCCTACTCGCCACAAGCGCGAGGCCGGTCAGAGCGGAGCTTCGGGACCTGGCAGGGCCGACTGCCACAGGAGTTGCGGCTGGCGGGGATCACCACCGCGGAAAGGGCCAATGAGTTCTTGGCCGAACGTTACATTGGCGAGTTCAACGAGAAGTTCACGGTTGAGGCGAAGGAGACAGGGACGGCGTTTCGGAAGACGACGCGCGCCGATCTGAACTGGGTGTTCACGGTGCAGACTGAGCGCGTGGTAGATCGGGATAACACGGTGGCGATCGGCGACCAGAGCTGGCAACTGGAGAAGAGCCGTTTCCGCCACTCCCTGGCGAAGAGCACAGTGACCATTCACGAGCACCTGGATGGAACGGTGTCGATCCGATTTGGACCGCATGTGGTAGGCCGCTACACAGCCGAGGGCGCACGATTGCGGGACACTCGACAATCACGAAAGGAAGACTGTGGAAAAGGCGGGCCCGAGGAAGCCGAGGAAAACCGCGAGGCGGTTTCCCACGGCTCCCACCGTCCCTTGGAAATCCCGCCGAGCCGGGATTCCCACTTTCCCACCGCCCCGACGACGACGAGAAAGGTACGTCCGAAGACCCGGAAGCCGCCTTCGGCGAGCAGAAAAGGATCATCGGGTGCGGTCAACTGA
- a CDS encoding glycoside hydrolase family 2 TIM barrel-domain containing protein, whose translation MKHLNDHVDRRAFLLGTAATALTAQVRPEAQAEGVQRVYELNRNWRFGGKAPAGFAAPEFDDAQWAKVTLPHANVVLPWHSFEEKDFQFVSAYRRRFQALSQWKGRRVFADFAGVMTAATVTVNGHEFPEYKGGYTPFSVELTPHLKLGAENVLAVKVDSTERADIPPFGGNIDYLTFGGIYRDVQLRVVPGTFLENVFAKPVNPLESNRSLRVRCYLNGPVNGPAKLTVELRDGTAVMKSASVTITAAADHHDVTLESLGTITLWDLKTPKLYTVVVRLETNDGAKDEYQVRTAFREGKFTAAGFRLNGSPVKLRGVNRHQTFPYVGGAMPARVQRRDAWIIKRELHCNIVRTSHYPQSTDFLDACDELGLLVLEEIPGWQHIGDKAWQDVAVRNVSEMIRRDWNHPSVILWGVRVNESQDNHELYTRTNALAHELDDLRQTGGIRYIYDSERLEDVFTMNDFGFPLRAPNHPLYLNTEFSGHMFSTKRFDNVTRVAEHVDRHARVHNQLASDDRYAGGISWCAFDYNTHSNFGSGDHICYHGVSDIFRIPKPAAYFYKSQVEPEEEVVLEAGFFWSSGDKSEAGGVGAVPILSNCDHLKVYFAGALKMELDPDRKKYGHLKYPPFTLNMSDMPLDPWGDLKIEGYLKGKLARTLTLSGSGKDADFKILPDDKELSGDGRDATRLAILITDEYGNIRPFATGAIALTITGPGELVGENPFSVAGGTGAVWIKAKEAAGTIRIAAKHPYLGSRTATLLVRPAKAEAI comes from the coding sequence ATGAAACACCTCAATGACCACGTGGACCGGCGCGCGTTCCTGTTGGGTACGGCCGCGACGGCTCTGACGGCACAGGTTCGGCCGGAGGCGCAGGCGGAAGGTGTCCAACGTGTCTATGAGCTGAACCGTAACTGGCGGTTTGGTGGAAAGGCGCCGGCGGGCTTCGCGGCACCCGAATTCGACGACGCCCAATGGGCCAAGGTGACTCTGCCTCATGCCAATGTCGTGCTGCCGTGGCACAGCTTCGAGGAGAAGGACTTCCAGTTCGTGTCGGCCTATCGCCGCCGCTTCCAAGCCTTGTCTCAATGGAAGGGCCGCCGTGTGTTTGCAGACTTCGCGGGCGTCATGACGGCGGCCACGGTGACAGTGAACGGCCACGAGTTTCCTGAGTACAAGGGCGGCTACACACCGTTTTCCGTTGAGTTGACGCCGCACCTGAAGTTGGGTGCGGAGAACGTTCTGGCCGTCAAGGTTGACTCGACCGAGCGCGCGGACATTCCTCCCTTTGGTGGGAACATCGACTACCTGACGTTCGGCGGCATCTATCGCGACGTGCAGTTGCGCGTCGTTCCGGGCACCTTCCTAGAGAACGTATTCGCAAAGCCCGTGAATCCGCTGGAAAGTAACCGCTCGCTGCGGGTTCGTTGTTATCTGAATGGCCCGGTGAACGGTCCGGCGAAGCTCACGGTCGAACTGCGCGACGGCACGGCCGTGATGAAGTCGGCCAGCGTGACCATCACCGCCGCCGCGGATCATCATGACGTCACTCTGGAGTCGTTAGGCACCATCACGCTGTGGGACCTGAAGACCCCGAAGCTGTACACGGTGGTGGTGCGCCTGGAGACAAACGACGGCGCGAAGGATGAATACCAGGTGCGTACGGCGTTCCGGGAAGGGAAGTTCACCGCGGCCGGTTTCCGGCTGAACGGCTCGCCTGTGAAACTGCGTGGCGTGAATCGCCACCAGACCTTCCCCTATGTCGGAGGAGCGATGCCAGCGCGCGTACAACGCCGCGATGCTTGGATCATCAAGCGCGAGCTCCATTGCAACATCGTGCGGACGTCGCACTACCCACAGTCGACCGACTTTCTCGACGCCTGCGATGAGTTGGGCCTGCTGGTGTTGGAAGAGATCCCCGGGTGGCAGCACATCGGCGACAAGGCATGGCAGGACGTGGCTGTGCGGAATGTAAGCGAGATGATCCGGCGCGACTGGAACCATCCGTCGGTGATCCTGTGGGGCGTGCGCGTCAACGAGTCGCAGGATAATCACGAGTTGTACACGCGCACCAATGCTCTGGCCCATGAGTTGGACGACCTGCGCCAGACGGGCGGCATCCGCTATATCTACGACTCCGAGCGGCTGGAAGACGTCTTCACCATGAACGACTTTGGCTTCCCGTTGCGGGCGCCAAACCATCCGCTCTACTTGAACACCGAGTTCAGCGGCCACATGTTCTCCACCAAGCGATTTGACAACGTGACGCGCGTGGCGGAGCACGTTGACCGCCATGCACGGGTTCACAACCAACTGGCCTCGGACGACCGCTATGCCGGCGGCATCTCGTGGTGTGCGTTCGACTACAACACGCACTCCAACTTCGGGTCGGGCGACCATATCTGTTACCACGGTGTGAGCGACATTTTCCGCATCCCAAAGCCGGCCGCCTATTTCTACAAGTCGCAGGTGGAGCCTGAGGAGGAAGTTGTTCTGGAAGCGGGCTTCTTCTGGTCGTCGGGCGACAAGTCAGAAGCCGGCGGCGTCGGCGCCGTGCCTATCCTCTCGAACTGCGATCACCTGAAGGTCTACTTTGCCGGTGCGCTGAAGATGGAGCTCGACCCGGATCGCAAGAAGTATGGCCACCTGAAGTACCCGCCGTTCACTCTGAACATGAGTGATATGCCGTTGGATCCGTGGGGTGATCTGAAGATCGAGGGCTACCTCAAAGGCAAGCTGGCCAGGACGCTGACACTCTCGGGATCAGGCAAGGACGCCGACTTCAAGATCCTGCCAGACGACAAGGAGTTGTCGGGCGATGGCCGCGACGCGACCCGGCTAGCCATTCTGATTACCGATGAATATGGCAACATCCGGCCGTTTGCCACCGGTGCCATTGCGTTGACTATCACGGGGCCGGGCGAACTGGTGGGCGAAAATCCGTTCTCAGTGGCGGGAGGGACCGGCGCGGTCTGGATCAAAGCGAAAGAGGCGGCGGGGACCATCCGGATTGCCGCCAAGCACCCGTATCTCGGCTCGCGAACCGCAACTCTGCTTGTGCGGCCTGCGAAGGCCGAAGCCATTTGA